Proteins from one Ipomoea triloba cultivar NCNSP0323 chromosome 1, ASM357664v1 genomic window:
- the LOC116022756 gene encoding LIM domain-containing protein WLIM1-like — MASFAGTTQKCMACDKTVYLVDKLTADNRVYHKACFRCHHCKGTLKLGNYNSFEGVLYCRPHFDQLFKRTGSLDKSFEGTPKIVKPEKPDLSEKPLAAKASSMFGGTREKCVGCKNTVYPTEKVSVNGSAYHKSCFKCTHGGCVISPSNYIAHEGRLYCKHHHLQLIKEKGNLSQLEGDHEKNSAPVVTEVAAES, encoded by the exons ATGGCGTCGTTCGCAGGAACCACACAGAAGTGCATGGCCTGTGACAAGACTGTGTATCTGGTGGACAAGTTAACTGCAGATAATAGAGTCTACCACAAAGCCTGTTTCAGATGCCACCACTGCAAAGGCACTCTCAAG CTTGGGAATTACAACTCCTTTGAGGGAGTTCTGTATTGCAGGCCTCACTTTGATCAGCTCTTCAAGAGAACTGGGAGTCTGGACAAAAGCTTTGAAG GGACACCAAAGATTGTGAAGCCAGAGAAGCCAGACCTCAGTGAG AAACCACTGGCAGCTAAAGCATCAAGTATGTTTGGTGGAACAAGGGAGAAATGTGTGGGGTGCAAGAACACGGTGTATCCAACCGAAAAG GTTTCTGTTAATGGGAGTGCATACCACAAGAGCTGCTTCAAGTGCACCCATGGAGGCTGCGTTATCAGCCCGTCCAACTACATTGCACACGAGGGCCGCCTCTACTGCAAGCACCACCATCTTCAACTCATCAAGGAGAAGGGAAACTTGAGCCAGCTTGAGGGAGACCATGAGAAGAATTCAGCTCCTGTGGTGACAGAGGTTGCTGCAGAATCCTAA
- the LOC116022874 gene encoding uncharacterized protein LOC116022874 encodes MGCFDCFDGGAKKVQRKEAERLASEEARAKAAEAAQKRQEQFEQSAAGRAARAQMESMAKQSANPNKGEPVLKWQMG; translated from the exons ATGGGTTGCTTCGATTGCTTCGATGGAGGAGCAAAGAAGGTGCAAAGGAAAGAAGCGGAACGATTAGCTTCAGAGGAAGCTCGTGCCAAAGCCGCCGAAGCTGCCCAGAAAAG ACAAGAGCAGTTTGAACAATCTGCTGCTGGAAGAGCTGCACGTGCGCAGATGGAATCAATGGCCAAACAGTCTGCAAATCCTAACAAAGGAGAACCTGTTCTCAAG TGGCAGATGGGGTGA
- the LOC116013227 gene encoding uncharacterized protein LOC116013227, whose amino-acid sequence MDVLSPCSTPKRSKKGGRDNNNNNKNPYANRGLDKFSALLADLEDKKQKIYTQVGAEDISIVRFVFPANSNDVKPIVVKFKGKKESAGRDDNRAAKTGGLPEKVEVEKRVMHSSNDQKEEKKKKLSKSVSWKMDMKWEDLKKPRFYMPLTIVLILVFLAIYGRTFAILCTSIGWYVIPTIRGKHSSSSSSFNSRNKPQRKKEYTRRFSEKNISTPKGDGSTSPKSVLSGHHAHRKSF is encoded by the coding sequence ATGGATGTTCTGAGCCCGTGCTCCACTCCCAAGAGATCGAAGAAAGGCGGGagagacaacaacaacaataacaagaaTCCGTACGCGAATCGCGGCCTCGACAAGTTTTCTGCTCTCCTCGCTGATCTCGAAGACAAGAAACAGAAAATCTACACGCAGGTTGGGGCTGAGGATATCTCCATCGTGCGCTTCGTCTTTCCGGCCAACTCTAACGACGTTAAGCCGATCGTCGTCAAGTTTAAGGGGAAGAAAGAAAGCGCGGGGAGGGATGATAATCGTGCCGCGAAAACCGGGGGTTTGCCGGAGAAGGTGGAAGTTGAGAAGCGTGTAATGCATTCGTCGAATGATCAgaaagaggagaagaagaagaagctttcTAAGAGCGTTTCTTGGAAGATGGATATGAAGTGGGAGGATTTGAAGAAGCCTAGGTTTTACATGCCATTGACGATAGTATTGATTCTTGTTTTCTTGGCTATTTATGGAAGGACTTTTGCGATTTTGTGCACCTCTATTGGATGGTACGTAATTCCGACCATTAGAGGTAAACACTCGAGTTCAAGTTCAAGTTTTAATTCGAGGAATAAGCCACAAAGAAAGAAGGAATATACTAGAAGATTTAGTGAGAAGAATATTAGTACCCCAAAGGGCGATGGTTCAACTTCTCCTAAGAGTGTGTTATCTGGACATCATGCTCATAGGAAAAGCTTTTGA
- the LOC116022457 gene encoding F-box/kelch-repeat protein At5g43190, with the protein MESKMLWYPSQQMDPKIWSRMPEDLLERVLSFLPLKTFMSLRSTCRHFNSLVFSPPFISKYSPSSSPSPSAFSSFFLLSHPQFSRKYPLFDTVHNNWRNLSVSLSAAQPCGSTSALLSSSNGLLCFSHPTSNSFVISNLLSRSSRVVKFPVLPFSLESITLVSMPNGNYKILVIRSSMGSSKTTFIYDSSFHSWEQSEDFDLIFSNYIHHQEGVSHHGSLYFITPEPFHVLCFDFQIGKWKRAAIDLPADLSFARLVSDGDGTLFLIGGIGRNGISKSMRLWEWNGDEKRWIDVEDVPEMMCKKFLSVCYHNYEHVYCFWHQGLVCVCCYTWPEILYFKVSRKTWHWLPKCPSLPPKWSCGFKWFSFVPELYAFV; encoded by the coding sequence ATGGAGAGCAAGATGTTGTGGTACCCATCGCAACAAATGGATCCAAAGATATGGAGCCGTATGCCTGAAGATCTACTGGAACGTGTGCTTTCATTTCTTCCATTGAAGACCTTCATGAGCTTGAGATCAACTTGCAGACACTTCAACTCTCTCGTCTTCTCCCCTCCCTTCATCTCCAAATACTCTCCATCTTCTTCACCTTCACCCTCCGCTTTTTCCTCCTTTTTCTTGCTTTCACACCCGCAGTTTTCCCGGAAATACCCTCTGTTCGACACCGTCCACAACAACTGGCGCAACCTCTCCGTCTCCCTCTCCGCCGCGCAGCCGTGCGGGTCCACCTCCGCTCTTCTCTCCTCCTCCAACGGCCTCCTCTGTTTCTCTCACCCGACCTCAAACTCCTTCGTGATATCCAATCTGTTATCGAGATCTTCTAGGGTTGTGAAATTCCCGGTTTTGCCCTTTTCATTGGAGTCAATCACGCTCGTATCCATGCCGAACGGGAATTACAAGATCCTCGTGATCAGATCCTCCATGGGTTCCTCAAAGACAACGTTTATCTACGACTCCTCGTTTCATTCCTGGGAACAGTCCGAGGATTTCGACCTCATTTTCAGCAATTACATTCACCATCAGGAAGGCGTCTCCCATCACGGCTCCTTATATTTCATCACTCCCGAGCCTTTCCACGTTCTCTGCTTCGATTTCCAAATCGGGAAGTGGAAGAGGGCCGCCATTGATCTCCCGGCCGACCTGTCGTTCGCGCGGCTAGTGAGCGACGGGGACGGGACGCTATTCCTGATCGGCGGGATCGGGAGGAACGGGATTTCGAAGAGCATGAGACTGTGGGAGTGGAACGGAGATGAGAAGAGGTGGATAGATGTGGAGGACGTGCCGGAAATGATGTGTAAGAAGTTTTTGTCGGTGTGTTACCATAACTATGAACACGTTTATTGCTTCTGGCATCAAGGATTGGTCTGCGTTTGTTGCTACACATGGCCGGAGATCTTGTACTTTAAGGTTTCCAGGAAGACGTGGCATTGGCTCCCCAAATGTCCCTCCTTGCCGCCTAAATGGAGCTGTGGATTCAAGTGGTTTTCCTTTGTTCCTGAGCTATATGCCTTTGTTTAG
- the LOC116022089 gene encoding exocyst complex component EXO70A1-like: MPKEDYYLSDHPTTSTDDVKVEEDDDQTLARLQQACSDLKILLEASANVKASLGEIDKKFDAMQENLITASKRVAPLQSLSIANKALDARINRAISPSLALLDSFKLSESLQRGLLDLSAKISGEKSGKKRLRKLIKYMECVDSLNEAIKSISQECEPAIQKLQEVVEFLSRTKATDQYRTVRLRETLVTLKALCEKEVDAMKFDGLLDEALINLQDEYESLLHKLKHQNITGGVQDDYGEEEVVDLGSELEIEVLRRISETLAANDCLDICIDIFVKVRYKRAAKTLMRLNPDYLKTYIPEDIDEMEWESLEMAIGLWIQHFELAVKNVFVSEKRLCSQVLGTIVDGAIWAECFVKIADKIMAVFFRFGEGVARSRKEPQKLFKLLDMFESLENLKPELSEIFEGEPGAGIFFRFRELEKLLVHSSTKVFWELGLQIEGSHDVLPPQDGSVPKLVRYAINYLKYLATEAYSATMAEVLRTEQMWKSGVLSKPETDENLLRDAVSNVMEAIQRNVETKKSSYKDKVLPHIFSMNTYWYIYMRTRNCELGVLLGEQYMRKRYKVVAEESAYQYQKQAWGSLIKFLETEELKRVNKEGIGAMARGRMEAFMKKFEDISQRHKSSYRIPDADLREQIREATVDLVVPAYSEFLNSFSYLLQVKAYMSPESLQGLLEQIFEDDNQMAGGRLRRRESRERFEGKKSSFSVEQSYENQEF, from the exons ATGCCTAAAGAGGATTATTACCTCAGCGACCATCCGACAACGTCAACGGATGATGTTAAGGTTGAAGAAGACGATGATCAAACACTTGCCAGGCTCCAACAGGCCTGCTCCGATCTCAAGATTCTTCTGGAAGCTTCGGCAAACGTGAAGGCCAGTTTAGGAGAGATTGACAAGAAATTCGACGCCATGCAAGAAAATCTAATCACGGCGTCGAAAAGAGTGGCGCCTTTACAGTCTCTCTCCATCGCTAACAAAGCCTTGGACGCGAGAATAAACCGCGCGATCTCCCCATCCCTGGCGCTCCTCGACAGCTTCAAGCTCTCCGAGTCTCTGCAGCGCGGGCTTCTCGATTTATCTGCCAAGATCTCCGGCGAGAAATCGGGGAAGAAGCGGCTGAGGAAGCTGATCAAGTACATGGAGTGCGTGGACAGCCTGAACGAGGCGATAAAGTCCATTAGCCAAGAGTGCGAGCCGGCGATCCAGAAATTGCAGGAAGTGGTGGAGTTTCTGAGCAGGACTAAAGCTACGGATCAGTACAGGACGGTCAGATTGAGGGAGACTTTGGTTACTCTGAAAGCTCTTTGCGAGAAAGAGGTGGATGCCATGAAGTTTGATGGATTGCTTGATGAAGCGTTGATCAATCTGCAGGATGAGTATGAGAGCTTGTTGCATAAGCTGAAGCACCAGAACATCACAGGGGGAGTACAGGATGATTATGGGGAGGAGGAAGTAGTTGACTTGGGAAGTGAACTGGAAATTGAAGTTCTCAGGAGAATTTCTGAGACCCTGGCTGCCAATGATTGCTTGGATATATGcattgatatttttgtaaag GTAAGATATAAAAGAGCAGCCAAGACACTGATGAGATTAAACCCTGATTACCTGAAAACCTACATTCCTGAAGACATTGATGAGATGGAGTGGGAGAGCCTGGAGATGGCAATAGGCCTTTGGATCCAACACTTTGAACTTGCTGTCAAAAATGTGTTTGTATCAGAAAAGAGACTGTGCAGCCAAGTTCTTGGGACCATTGTGGATGGAGCAATATGGGCAGAATGCTTTGTGAAGATTGCAGACAAGATAATGGCAGTCTTTTTCAGGTTTGGAGAAGGAGTAGCAAGAAGCAGGAAAGAACCCCAGAAGCTTTTCAAGCTGTTAGACATGTTTGAATCACTAGAGAATCTGAAACCAGAACTCTCAGAGATTTTTGAAGGTGAACCTGGAGCAGGCATCTTTTTCAGATTCAGAGAGCTTGAAAAGCTTTTAGTCCACTCTTCCACCAAAGTTTTCTGGGAACTTGGCCTTCAAATTGAAGGAAGCCATGATGTTTTGCCTCCTCAAGATGGCTCAGTGCCAAAACTTGTTCGTTACGCGATTAACTACCTCAAATACCTTGCAACTGAAGCATACAGTGCAACAATGGCTGAAGTACTCAGAACAGAACAGATGTGGAAATCCGGGGTCCTTTCGAAGCCAGAAACAGATGAAAATCTACTGAGAGATGCAGTTTCCAATGTCATGGAAGCAATTCAGAGGAACGTTGAAACTAAGAAATCAAGTTACAAGGACAAAGTGCTTCCCCACATATTTTCCATGAACACTTACTGGTACATTTACATGAGGACTAGAAACTGTGAACTTGGGGTGTTATTAGGGGAGCAGTATATGAGAAAGAGGTACAAAGTTGTTGCAGAAGAGTCAGCTTATCAGTATCAGAAGCAAGCTTGGGGGAGTCTCATCAAATTTCTGGAAACAGAAGAGCTGAAGAGAGTTAACAAGGAGGGCATAGGAGCAATGGCAAGAGGGAGGATGGAAGCTTTCATGAAAAAATTTGAGGATATTTCACAGAGACATAAGAGCTCTTACAGAATCCCAGATGCAGATTTGAGAGAGCAAATCAGAGAGGCCACTGTGGACCTTGTTGTGCCTGCATATTCAGAGTTTTTGAACAGTTTCTCATATCTTCTACAGGTGAAGGCCTACATGTCTCCTGAGTCTTTACAAGGACTGCTGGAACAGATCTTTGAGGATGACAATCAGATGGCAGGTGGAAGATTGAGGCGACGAGAATCTAGAGAGCGCTTTGAAGGAAAGAAATCATCATTTTCTGTTGAGCAATCTTATGAGAATCAAGAATTTTGA